The following are encoded in a window of Oncorhynchus keta strain PuntledgeMale-10-30-2019 chromosome 10, Oket_V2, whole genome shotgun sequence genomic DNA:
- the slc26a11 gene encoding sodium-independent sulfate anion transporter isoform X21, which translates to MMEPLVDRPGPQIGRSSLGERMASCCSYRTLQAWLPILTWLPKYRLSWLQMDLIAGLTVGLTTVPQALAYAEVAGLPVQYGLYSAFMGGFIYTFLGTSKDVTLGPTAIMSLLCASYVGGDPVRAVLLSLICGTIQTAMALLRLGFLLDFISFPVIKGFTCAAAVTIGFGQVKNVLGLKDIPHEFFLQVYYTFYRIPETRIGDVVLGLLCLGLLVTLQWMKSTLEPPSEQEALLTRAAHSLVWGIATVRNALVVVAATFLAFSWNAFGSPVFTITGKTSQGLPPFRAPPLSETTPNGTSISFGEIIEDFGGGLAVIPFMGVLESIAIAKAFASQNDYRINANQELFAIGLTNIMGSFVSAYPVTGSFGRTAVNSQTGVCTPAGGIVTGVVVLLSLAFLMPAFYYIPKASLAAVIICAVAPLVDYRVVMQFWRIRKLDLVPFLITFLLSFWEVQYGIVGGVVVSGLMLLYNVARPSIKVCDHGVLVMELDSGLSFPSTEYLNTVLYTQALQASPPRSVVLDCHHVNTVDYTVVNELRDLLRQFKLRGVGLIFSGLQVLTDWVCSGLQVLTDWVCSGLQVLTDWVCSGLQVLTDWVCSGLQVLTDWVCSGLQVLTDWVCSGLQVLTDWVCSGLQVLTDWVCSGLQVLTDWVCSGLQVLTDWVCSGLQVLTDWVCSGLQVLTDWVCSDLQVLTDWVCSGLQVLTDWVCSDLQVLTDWVCSGLQVLTDWVCSGLQVLTDWVCSGLQVLTDWVCSDLQVLTDWVCSGLQVLTDWVCSGLQVLTDWVCSGLQVLTDWVCSGLQVLTDWVCSDLQVLTDWVCSGLQVLTDWVCSGLQVLTDWVCSDLQVLTDWVCSGLQVLTDWVCSDLQVLTDWVCSGLQVLTDWVCSGLQVLTDWVCSDLQVLTDWVCSDLQVLTDWVCSGLQVLTDWVCSGLQVLTDWVCSGLQVLTDWVCSGLQVLTDWVCSDLQVHEFTNTDEV; encoded by the exons GTACAGGCTGAGCTGGCTCCAGATGGACCTGATAGCAGGTCTCACCGTGGGTCTAACCACCGTACCACAGGCCCTGGCTTATGCTGAGGTGGCTGGCCTACCTGTACAG TACGGCTTGTACTCAGCCTTCATGGGTGGGTTCATCTATACGTTTCTGGGAACCTCCAAGGATGTAACCCTGGGTCCTACTGCCATCATGTCCCTGCTGTGTGCCTCCTACGTGGGGGGAGATCCGGTCCGAGCCGTCCTCCTCAGCTTGATCTGTGGAACCATACAGACCGCCATGGCTCTACTACGTTTGG GGTTTCTTCTGGACTTCATCTCATTTCCGGTGATCAAAGGCTTCACCTGTGCTGCCGCGGTAACCATAGGCTTCGGTCAAGtcaag AATGTGCTGGGACTGAAGGACATACCTCATGAGTTCTTCCTGCAGGTCTACTACACCTTCTACAGGATACCTGAGAccag gataggAGACGTGGTTCTAGGTCTGCTGTGTCTGGGTCTGCTGGTGACGTTGCAGTGGATGAAGAGTACCCTGGAACCCCCGTCAGAACAGGAGGCCCTCCTCACCAGGGCAGCTCACAGTCTGGTCTGGGGCATCGCTACCG TGCGTAATGCGTTGGTCGTAGTGGCGGCGACCTTCCTGGCGTTCTCATGGAACGCGTTTGGCTCACCGGTCTTCACCATTACCGGGAAAACATCCCAGGGCCTGCCGCCGTTCAGAGCCCCTCCCCTCTCCGAGACCACGCCCAACGGTACCAGCATCAGCTTCGGAGAGATCATAGAG GATTTTGGAGGAGGGCTGGCTGTCATCCCCTTCATGGGAGTACTGGAGAGCATTGCCATCGCTAAAGCCTTCg CCAGTCAGAATGACTATAGGATCAATGCCAACCAGGAACTGTTTGCTATTGGTCTAACCAACATTATGGGATCCTTCGTCTCAGCCTATCCGGTCACAGGAAGCTTCGGAAG GACTGCAGTGAACTCCCAGACAGGGGTGTGTACACCAGCCGGAGGCATAGTCACTG GTGTGGTAGTGCTGTTGTCCCTGGCCTTCCTGATGCCAGCATTCTACTACATCCCTAAAGCCTCTCTGGCAGCAGTCATCATCTGTGCTGTGGCTCCCCTGGTCGACTACCGTGTCGTCATGCAGTTCTGGAGGATACGCA AGCTTGATCTGGTGCCGTTCCTGATCACCTTCCTGTTGAGTTTCTGGGAGGTGCAGTACGGCATTGTGGGAGGTGTAGTTGTTTCTGGACTCATGCTGCTCTACAATGTAGCCAGGCCCAGCATAAAg gtgtgTGATCATGGTGTTTTGGTGATGGAGTTAGATAGTGGACTCAGTTTCCCCTCCACAGAGTACCTCAACACTGTCCTATACACTCAGGCACTgcagg cctctcctcctagGTCAGTGGTCCTGGACTGTCATCATGTCAATACTGTAGACTATACAGTTGTCAACGAGCTCAGGGACCTGCTACGACAGTTCAAACTACGAGGGGTCGGACTCATCTTCTCTGGCCTgcaggtactgactgactgggtgtgttctggcctgcaggtactgactgactgggtgtgttctggcctgcaggtactgactgactgggtgtgttctggcctgcaggtactgactgactgggtgtgttctggcctgcaggtactgactgactgggtgtgttctggcctgcaggtactgactgactgggtgtgttctggcctgcaggtactgactgactgggtgtgttctggcctgcaggtactgactgactgggtgtgttctggcctgcaggtactgactgactgggtgtgttctggcctgcaggtactgactgactgggtgtgttctggcctgcaggtactgactgactgggtgtgttctggcctgcaggtactgactgactgggtgtgttctgaCCTGCAG gtactgactgactgggtgtgttctggcctgcaggtactgactgactgggtgtgttctgacctgcag gtactgactgactgggtgtgttctggcctgcaggtactgactgactgggtgtgttctggcctgcaggtactgactgactgggtgtgttctggcctgcaggtactgactgactgggtgtgttctgacctgcag gtactgactgactgggtgtgttctggcctgcaggtactgactgactgggtgtgttctggcctgcaggtactgactgactgggtgtgttctggcctgcaggtactgactgactgggtgtgttctggcctgcaggtactgactgactgggtgtgttctgacctgcaggtactgactgactgggtgtgttctggcctgcaggtactgactgactgggtgtgttctggcctgcaggtactgactgactgggtgtgttctgacctgcaggtactgactgactgggtgtgttctggcctgcaggtactgactgactgggtgtgttctgacctgcaggtactgactgactgggtgtgttctggcctgcaggtactgactgactgggtgtgttctggcctgcaggtactgactgactgggtgtgttctgacctgcaggtactgactgactgggtgtgttctgacctgcaggtactgactgactgggtgtgttctggcctgcag gtactgactgactgggtgtgttctggcctgcaggtactgactgactgggtgtgttctggcctgcaggtactgactgactgggtgtgttctggcctgcag gtactgactgactgggtgtgttctgaCCTGCAGGTACATGAGTTCACCAACACTGATGAAGTATAA
- the slc26a11 gene encoding sodium-independent sulfate anion transporter isoform X4: MMEPLVDRPGPQIGRSSLGERMASCCSYRTLQAWLPILTWLPKYRLSWLQMDLIAGLTVGLTTVPQALAYAEVAGLPVQYGLYSAFMGGFIYTFLGTSKDVTLGPTAIMSLLCASYVGGDPVRAVLLSLICGTIQTAMALLRLGFLLDFISFPVIKGFTCAAAVTIGFGQVKNVLGLKDIPHEFFLQVYYTFYRIPETRIGDVVLGLLCLGLLVTLQWMKSTLEPPSEQEALLTRAAHSLVWGIATVRNALVVVAATFLAFSWNAFGSPVFTITGKTSQGLPPFRAPPLSETTPNGTSISFGEIIEDFGGGLAVIPFMGVLESIAIAKAFASQNDYRINANQELFAIGLTNIMGSFVSAYPVTGSFGRTAVNSQTGVCTPAGGIVTGVVVLLSLAFLMPAFYYIPKASLAAVIICAVAPLVDYRVVMQFWRIRKLDLVPFLITFLLSFWEVQYGIVGGVVVSGLMLLYNVARPSIKVCDHGVLVMELDSGLSFPSTEYLNTVLYTQALQASPPRSVVLDCHHVNTVDYTVVNELRDLLRQFKLRGVGLIFSGLQVLTDWVCSGLQVLTDWVCSGLQVLTDWVCSGLQVLTDWVCSGLQVLTDWVCSGLQVLTDWVCSGLQVLTDWVCSGLQVLTDWVCSGLQVLTDWVCSGLQVLTDWVCSGLQVLTDWVCSGLQVLTDWVCSDLQVLTDWVCSGLQVLTDWVCSDLQVLTDWVCSGLQVLTDWVCSGLQVLTDWVCSGLQVLTDWVCSDLQVLTDWVCSDLQVLTDWVCSDLQVLTDWVCSGLQVLTDWVCSDLQVLTDWVCSGLQVLTDWVCSGLQVLTDWVCSGLQVLTDWVCSGLQVLTDWVCSGLQVLTDWVCSDLQVLTDWVCSGLQVLTDWVCSDLQVLTDWVCSGLQVLTDWVCSDLQVLTDWVCSGLQVLTDWVCSGLQVLTDWVCSDLQVLTDWVCSDLQVLTDWVCSGLQVLTDWVCSGLQVLTDWVCSGLQVLTDWVCSGLQVLTDWVCSDLQVHEFTNTDEV; encoded by the exons GTACAGGCTGAGCTGGCTCCAGATGGACCTGATAGCAGGTCTCACCGTGGGTCTAACCACCGTACCACAGGCCCTGGCTTATGCTGAGGTGGCTGGCCTACCTGTACAG TACGGCTTGTACTCAGCCTTCATGGGTGGGTTCATCTATACGTTTCTGGGAACCTCCAAGGATGTAACCCTGGGTCCTACTGCCATCATGTCCCTGCTGTGTGCCTCCTACGTGGGGGGAGATCCGGTCCGAGCCGTCCTCCTCAGCTTGATCTGTGGAACCATACAGACCGCCATGGCTCTACTACGTTTGG GGTTTCTTCTGGACTTCATCTCATTTCCGGTGATCAAAGGCTTCACCTGTGCTGCCGCGGTAACCATAGGCTTCGGTCAAGtcaag AATGTGCTGGGACTGAAGGACATACCTCATGAGTTCTTCCTGCAGGTCTACTACACCTTCTACAGGATACCTGAGAccag gataggAGACGTGGTTCTAGGTCTGCTGTGTCTGGGTCTGCTGGTGACGTTGCAGTGGATGAAGAGTACCCTGGAACCCCCGTCAGAACAGGAGGCCCTCCTCACCAGGGCAGCTCACAGTCTGGTCTGGGGCATCGCTACCG TGCGTAATGCGTTGGTCGTAGTGGCGGCGACCTTCCTGGCGTTCTCATGGAACGCGTTTGGCTCACCGGTCTTCACCATTACCGGGAAAACATCCCAGGGCCTGCCGCCGTTCAGAGCCCCTCCCCTCTCCGAGACCACGCCCAACGGTACCAGCATCAGCTTCGGAGAGATCATAGAG GATTTTGGAGGAGGGCTGGCTGTCATCCCCTTCATGGGAGTACTGGAGAGCATTGCCATCGCTAAAGCCTTCg CCAGTCAGAATGACTATAGGATCAATGCCAACCAGGAACTGTTTGCTATTGGTCTAACCAACATTATGGGATCCTTCGTCTCAGCCTATCCGGTCACAGGAAGCTTCGGAAG GACTGCAGTGAACTCCCAGACAGGGGTGTGTACACCAGCCGGAGGCATAGTCACTG GTGTGGTAGTGCTGTTGTCCCTGGCCTTCCTGATGCCAGCATTCTACTACATCCCTAAAGCCTCTCTGGCAGCAGTCATCATCTGTGCTGTGGCTCCCCTGGTCGACTACCGTGTCGTCATGCAGTTCTGGAGGATACGCA AGCTTGATCTGGTGCCGTTCCTGATCACCTTCCTGTTGAGTTTCTGGGAGGTGCAGTACGGCATTGTGGGAGGTGTAGTTGTTTCTGGACTCATGCTGCTCTACAATGTAGCCAGGCCCAGCATAAAg gtgtgTGATCATGGTGTTTTGGTGATGGAGTTAGATAGTGGACTCAGTTTCCCCTCCACAGAGTACCTCAACACTGTCCTATACACTCAGGCACTgcagg cctctcctcctagGTCAGTGGTCCTGGACTGTCATCATGTCAATACTGTAGACTATACAGTTGTCAACGAGCTCAGGGACCTGCTACGACAGTTCAAACTACGAGGGGTCGGACTCATCTTCTCTGGCCTgcaggtactgactgactgggtgtgttctggcctgcaggtactgactgactgggtgtgttctggcctgcaggtactgactgactgggtgtgttctggcctgcaggtactgactgactgggtgtgttctggcctgcaggtactgactgactgggtgtgttctggcctgcaggtactgactgactgggtgtgttctggcctgcaggtactgactgactgggtgtgttctggcctgcaggtactgactgactgggtgtgttctggcctgcaggtactgactgactgggtgtgttctggcctgcaggtactgactgactgggtgtgttctggcctgcaggtactgactgactgggtgtgttctggcctgcaggtactgactgactgggtgtgttctgaCCTGCAG gtactgactgactgggtgtgttctggcctgcaggtactgactgactgggtgtgttctgacctgcag gtactgactgactgggtgtgttctggcctgcaggtactgactgactgggtgtgttctggcctgcaggtactgactgactgggtgtgttctggcctgcaggtactgactgactgggtgtgttctgacctgcaggtactgactgactgggtgtgttctgacctgcaggtactgactgactgggtgtgttctgacctgcaggtactgactgactgggtgtgttctggcctgcaggtactgactgactgggtgtgttctgaCCTGCAG gtactgactgactgggtgtgttctggcctgcaggtactgactgactgggtgtgttctggcctgcaggtactgactgactgggtgtgttctggcctgcaggtactgactgactgggtgtgttctggcctgcaggtactgactgactgggtgtgttctggcctgcaggtactgactgactgggtgtgttctgacctgcag gtactgactgactgggtgtgttctggcctgcaggtactgactgactgggtgtgttctgacctgcaggtactgactgactgggtgtgttctggcctgcaggtactgactgactgggtgtgttctgacctgcaggtactgactgactgggtgtgttctggcctgcaggtactgactgactgggtgtgttctggcctgcaggtactgactgactgggtgtgttctgacctgcaggtactgactgactgggtgtgttctgacctgcaggtactgactgactgggtgtgttctggcctgcag gtactgactgactgggtgtgttctggcctgcaggtactgactgactgggtgtgttctggcctgcaggtactgactgactgggtgtgttctggcctgcag gtactgactgactgggtgtgttctgaCCTGCAGGTACATGAGTTCACCAACACTGATGAAGTATAA
- the slc26a11 gene encoding sodium-independent sulfate anion transporter isoform X13, giving the protein MMEPLVDRPGPQIGRSSLGERMASCCSYRTLQAWLPILTWLPKYRLSWLQMDLIAGLTVGLTTVPQALAYAEVAGLPVQYGLYSAFMGGFIYTFLGTSKDVTLGPTAIMSLLCASYVGGDPVRAVLLSLICGTIQTAMALLRLGFLLDFISFPVIKGFTCAAAVTIGFGQVKNVLGLKDIPHEFFLQVYYTFYRIPETRIGDVVLGLLCLGLLVTLQWMKSTLEPPSEQEALLTRAAHSLVWGIATVRNALVVVAATFLAFSWNAFGSPVFTITGKTSQGLPPFRAPPLSETTPNGTSISFGEIIEDFGGGLAVIPFMGVLESIAIAKAFASQNDYRINANQELFAIGLTNIMGSFVSAYPVTGSFGRTAVNSQTGVCTPAGGIVTGVVVLLSLAFLMPAFYYIPKASLAAVIICAVAPLVDYRVVMQFWRIRKLDLVPFLITFLLSFWEVQYGIVGGVVVSGLMLLYNVARPSIKVCDHGVLVMELDSGLSFPSTEYLNTVLYTQALQASPPRSVVLDCHHVNTVDYTVVNELRDLLRQFKLRGVGLIFSGLQVLTDWVCSGLQVLTDWVCSGLQVLTDWVCSGLQVLTDWVCSGLQVLTDWVCSGLQVLTDWVCSGLQVLTDWVCSGLQVLTDWVCSGLQVLTDWVCSGLQVLTDWVCSGLQVLTDWVCSGLQVLTDWVCSDLQVLTDWVCSGLQVLTDWVCSDLQVLTDWVCSGLQVLTDWVCSGLQVLTDWVCSGLQVLTDWVCSDLQVLTDWVCSDLQVLTDWVCSDLQVLTDWVCSGLQVLTDWVCSDLQVLTDWVCSGLQVLTDWVCSGLQVLTDWVCSDLQVLTDWVCSGLQVLTDWVCSGLQVLTDWVCSDLQVLTDWVCSGLQVLTDWVCSDLQVLTDWVCSGLQVLTDWVCSGLQVLTDWVCSDLQVLTDWVCSDLQVLTDWVCSGLQVLTDWVCSGLQVLTDWVCSGLQVLTDWVCSGLQVLTDWVCSDLQVHEFTNTDEV; this is encoded by the exons GTACAGGCTGAGCTGGCTCCAGATGGACCTGATAGCAGGTCTCACCGTGGGTCTAACCACCGTACCACAGGCCCTGGCTTATGCTGAGGTGGCTGGCCTACCTGTACAG TACGGCTTGTACTCAGCCTTCATGGGTGGGTTCATCTATACGTTTCTGGGAACCTCCAAGGATGTAACCCTGGGTCCTACTGCCATCATGTCCCTGCTGTGTGCCTCCTACGTGGGGGGAGATCCGGTCCGAGCCGTCCTCCTCAGCTTGATCTGTGGAACCATACAGACCGCCATGGCTCTACTACGTTTGG GGTTTCTTCTGGACTTCATCTCATTTCCGGTGATCAAAGGCTTCACCTGTGCTGCCGCGGTAACCATAGGCTTCGGTCAAGtcaag AATGTGCTGGGACTGAAGGACATACCTCATGAGTTCTTCCTGCAGGTCTACTACACCTTCTACAGGATACCTGAGAccag gataggAGACGTGGTTCTAGGTCTGCTGTGTCTGGGTCTGCTGGTGACGTTGCAGTGGATGAAGAGTACCCTGGAACCCCCGTCAGAACAGGAGGCCCTCCTCACCAGGGCAGCTCACAGTCTGGTCTGGGGCATCGCTACCG TGCGTAATGCGTTGGTCGTAGTGGCGGCGACCTTCCTGGCGTTCTCATGGAACGCGTTTGGCTCACCGGTCTTCACCATTACCGGGAAAACATCCCAGGGCCTGCCGCCGTTCAGAGCCCCTCCCCTCTCCGAGACCACGCCCAACGGTACCAGCATCAGCTTCGGAGAGATCATAGAG GATTTTGGAGGAGGGCTGGCTGTCATCCCCTTCATGGGAGTACTGGAGAGCATTGCCATCGCTAAAGCCTTCg CCAGTCAGAATGACTATAGGATCAATGCCAACCAGGAACTGTTTGCTATTGGTCTAACCAACATTATGGGATCCTTCGTCTCAGCCTATCCGGTCACAGGAAGCTTCGGAAG GACTGCAGTGAACTCCCAGACAGGGGTGTGTACACCAGCCGGAGGCATAGTCACTG GTGTGGTAGTGCTGTTGTCCCTGGCCTTCCTGATGCCAGCATTCTACTACATCCCTAAAGCCTCTCTGGCAGCAGTCATCATCTGTGCTGTGGCTCCCCTGGTCGACTACCGTGTCGTCATGCAGTTCTGGAGGATACGCA AGCTTGATCTGGTGCCGTTCCTGATCACCTTCCTGTTGAGTTTCTGGGAGGTGCAGTACGGCATTGTGGGAGGTGTAGTTGTTTCTGGACTCATGCTGCTCTACAATGTAGCCAGGCCCAGCATAAAg gtgtgTGATCATGGTGTTTTGGTGATGGAGTTAGATAGTGGACTCAGTTTCCCCTCCACAGAGTACCTCAACACTGTCCTATACACTCAGGCACTgcagg cctctcctcctagGTCAGTGGTCCTGGACTGTCATCATGTCAATACTGTAGACTATACAGTTGTCAACGAGCTCAGGGACCTGCTACGACAGTTCAAACTACGAGGGGTCGGACTCATCTTCTCTGGCCTgcaggtactgactgactgggtgtgttctggcctgcaggtactgactgactgggtgtgttctggcctgcaggtactgactgactgggtgtgttctggcctgcaggtactgactgactgggtgtgttctggcctgcaggtactgactgactgggtgtgttctggcctgcaggtactgactgactgggtgtgttctggcctgcaggtactgactgactgggtgtgttctggcctgcaggtactgactgactgggtgtgttctggcctgcaggtactgactgactgggtgtgttctggcctgcaggtactgactgactgggtgtgttctggcctgcaggtactgactgactgggtgtgttctggcctgcaggtactgactgactgggtgtgttctgaCCTGCAG gtactgactgactgggtgtgttctggcctgcaggtactgactgactgggtgtgttctgacctgcag gtactgactgactgggtgtgttctggcctgcaggtactgactgactgggtgtgttctggcctgcaggtactgactgactgggtgtgttctggcctgcaggtactgactgactgggtgtgttctgacctgcaggtactgactgactgggtgtgttctgacctgcaggtactgactgactgggtgtgttctgacctgcaggtactgactgactgggtgtgttctggcctgcaggtactgactgactgggtgtgttctgaCCTGCAG gtactgactgactgggtgtgttctggcctgcaggtactgactgactgggtgtgttctggcctgcaggtactgactgactgggtgtgttctgacctgcaggtactgactgactgggtgtgttctggcctgcaggtactgactgactgggtgtgttctggcctgcaggtactgactgactgggtgtgttctgacctgcaggtactgactgactgggtgtgttctggcctgcaggtactgactgactgggtgtgttctgacctgcaggtactgactgactgggtgtgttctggcctgcaggtactgactgactgggtgtgttctggcctgcaggtactgactgactgggtgtgttctgacctgcaggtactgactgactgggtgtgttctgacctgcaggtactgactgactgggtgtgttctggcctgcag gtactgactgactgggtgtgttctggcctgcaggtactgactgactgggtgtgttctggcctgcaggtactgactgactgggtgtgttctggcctgcag gtactgactgactgggtgtgttctgaCCTGCAGGTACATGAGTTCACCAACACTGATGAAGTATAA